In the genome of Cryptomeria japonica chromosome 8, Sugi_1.0, whole genome shotgun sequence, one region contains:
- the LOC131028587 gene encoding reticulon-like protein B12, translating into MAEKSANSWASDRDFARLFNRPSIHDVLGGGIVADVLLWRRRNVSIGILVGAAAAWILFEQSGYTFLSLAANVLFLLVTVLFVWATAAALIGRPPPPLPELELSEELVNETASSIREQVNFLFRVANDIALGKDPKLFFKVAACLWLISTIGGWFDFLTLGYISLVTFLTVPALYEKYEDHVERYANIALKQLTKLYLRINGQVSYIISRIPKKYKYFKGRKIL; encoded by the exons ATGGCTGAGAAATCTGCCAATTCCTGGGCTTCTGATAGGGATTTTGCTCGGCTCTTCAACAGACCAAGTATTCATGATGTTCTGGGTGGAGGAATAG TGGCGGATGTGCTGTTATGGAGGCGAAGGAATGTATCCATAGGTATCCTTGTGGGCGCAGCAGCAGCCTGGATATTGTTTGAGCAATCAGGATATACTTTCTTGTCACTCGCAGCCAACGTGCTTTTTCTTTTGGTGACAGTCCTATTTGTTTGGGCAACAGCGGCAGCTCTCATAGGCAG GCCGCCGCCTCCTTTGCCTGAATTAGAATTATCAGAAGAATTGGTGAACGAAACAGCCAGTTCAATACGTGAACAGGTCAACTTTTTATTCAGAGTTGCAAATGATATTGCTCTTGGGAAAGATCCCAAACTCTTCTTCAAG GTGGCTGCTTGCTTGTGGCTTATCTCAACCATTGGTGGTTGGTTTGATTTCCTTACACTTGGCTATATAA GTCTTGTTACATTCCTCACAGTTCCTGCCTTATATGAGAAGTACGAAGACCATGTGGAAAGATATGCGAACATTGCGTTGAAGCAACTGACAAAGCTTTACTTGAGAATCAACGGACAAGTTTCATATATCATCAGCAGGATACCTAAGAAATACAAATACTTCAAAGGAAGGAAGATACTGTAG